Genomic DNA from Streptomyces venezuelae:
CGTGGGCACCCGCGAACGGCGCCGAACGCTCGGTCCCCGTGTGCGCGGCGGACGCGGCGCGCCTGGCGGACGGCGAGGACCCGATGGTGCGGACCGTGGCCACGGAGTCCGGGGAGCGGCGCCCCTACTGGGAGGCCGGTCCCGCGTACGGGCCGTGGGCGGGCGGCTACTTCGGCGGCGGCATCCTGCCGGGACTCCTCGTCGGCACGATGCTCGGCGGCCTGATGTCGACCCCTGCGTACGCGGCGGACCACGGCTCCGGATACGGGGACTTCGGCGGCGGCCACGAAGGCGGCGACTTTTCGGGGGCGGACTTCGACCCGTCGGACTTCGGGGGCGGGAGCGACTTCGGGGGAGGGGACTTCGGCGGTGGCGGGGACTTCGGCGGTGGGGGCGGGTTCTGAGGTGCGGGGCTCTGGGGCGGACGCTTGACGACCCACTAGCGAGACGATACGGTCCGTCTTGTTGAGTCAGTGCGTTGTTCGTCGTCGTTCGCATGCGGGAGGCCGCCATGAGCCAGGTCCATGAGCAGTACGTCGAGGTCGCGCCGGGGGTCCGCGTGTGGACCGAGCGGCGCGGCGCGCCCGACGCCCCCGCGCTGCTGCTCGTCATGGGCGCCCAGGCCTCCGGGCTCGGCTGGCCCGAGCCGCTCGTCGAGGCCCTCGCGGCGCGCCACCACGTGATCCGCTACGACCACCGCGACACGGGCCGCTCCGACCGCCCCTTCGACGAGAACCCCTATGCCGTCACCGACTTGGCCCGGGACGCGATCGCGGTCCTGGACGGCCTCGGTGTCGAGCGGGCCCACCTCGTAGGGATGTCCCTGGGTGGCATGCTCTGTCAGCTGGTGCTCGCCGATCATCCCGAGCGGGTGCTGAGCGCGACCCTGATGGGGACGTGTGCGCTGAGCGAGACGCCGTACGTGCGGCCGGACGGCGTGCGTGTTCCCGTCGCGGAGCTGCCCGGCATCGCGCCCGAGATCCTGGAGATGTGGTCGCGTCCCGTGGAGGACCATGGTCCGGAGGCCGAGCTGGACCGGCGCGTGGAGCACTGGCGCCTGCTGAGCGGCGACCAGCTGCCGTTCGACGCACCGTACTTCAGGGAACTGGAGCGGGGCATCATCCACCACGCGGGCCGCCACCTGGAGTCATCGGCCCACGCTCTCGCCGACAGCTCCGGCATGGTCCGCACGGCCGAACTCGCCGCGAACCGGGTGCCGGTGCTCGTCGTCTCCGCCACGGCGGAACCCGTCTTCCCGGTCCCGCACCCGCAGCACATCGCTCAGGTGGTCGCGGGTGCGCGACTGGTGGAGATCCCGGGCATGGGGCACGCCCTGCCGCCGGCGGTGCTCCGACCGCTCGGGAAGGCGATCCTGGAGCACGCGGCGGGAGGTGCGGTCGAGAGCGTGCCGGCCGGTCGCTGACTCACGACGGTCGCGGGGCGGTTCAGGAACCGGCCTTGATCGCCGAGATGTCGAAGTTCAGCTTGATCTTGTCGGAGACGAGCATGCCGCCGGTCTCCAGTGCGGCGTTCCAGGTGAGGCCCCAGTCCGAGCGCAGGATCTCCGCCTTGCCCTCGAAGCCGACGCGCTCGTTGCCGAACGGGTCCTTGGCCGAGCCGTTGAACTCCAGGTCGATCGTGACGGGCTTCGTGGTGCCCAGGATCGTCAGGTCGCCGGTGACGCGGTAGTCGTCGCCGCCCAGTGCCTCCGTCTTCGTGGAACGGAAGGTCATCTCGGGGAACTCGTCGGTCTTGAAGAAGTCCGCGCTCTTCAGGTGGCCGTCGCGGTCGGCGTTGCCGGTGTCGATGCTCTCCATCGTGATGTCGAGGGAGGCCGTCGAACGGGACGGGTCCGTGCCGTCCAGGTGCAGGGTGCCCGTGAAGTCGAGGAAGGAGCCCTTGACGTTGGTGACCATGGCGTGGCGGGCGACGAAACCGATCGTCGTGTGGGTCGGGTCGATCGTGTACTCGCCCGTCAGTGCGGCGAGGTCGGGGCTGACCGCGACGGGGGTGGTGGCAGCGGGGGCGGTGACGGTGTCGTTCTTGCGGCCGAAGATTCCCATGGCGTGCTCCTTGGGGGGACGAGCTCCGGTGGGGAGCTGCTGTTGAATGTTCAACGAGATCGAAGGTAGCGCGATTCTGTTCAACATTCAACCTCTGGGGCGAGGTGTCTTTGTGGCGGCCGGGGGCGGGATGGGCGGTGCCGTTCGGGCGCCATGCGGCATCAGGGTGGCGCCGCGATGGCGTCATGGAGCGCGAAGGGTGGCCTGACCTGTGGAAAGAGGGTGACGGGGTCCGGTTGGCGGCGCGTGTAGCGCCATTGGCGGTTGCGATGGCGCCATGATGGTGCCATGATGGCGTCATGAACCTCACGCAGTACGTCGATCAGCTCCGGCAGGAACTCGCCGTGGCCGCCGAAGCGGGCGGGGACGAGGCGCGAGCCCTGGCCGAGCGACTCACCGCCCCGCTGGAGTCGGCCGCCCGGCTCACCCTGCTGAACGCGCTCTCCGCCGCCGCGGACGAGATCACCGTCGACCTGGCGCCCGGCTCGGTGGACGTACGACTGCGTGGCCTCGACCCGGAGTTCGTGGTGACGCCGCCGCCCGCCGGCGAGCCGTTCGACGCCCAGGCCGAGTACGCGGCGCTCATGGCGGCCCGGCCGACGCCGCCGCCCCCTCCGCCGCCGGGCACGCCCGATGCGGTGGACGACGGCGGCACCGCCCGCGTCAACCTCCGTCTGCCCGCGCACATCAAGTCGCGTGTGGAGGAGGCGGCGAACCGGGACGGCCTCTCCGTCAACGCGTGGCTCGTCCGCGCGGTGTCCGGCGCGCTGGACCAGCCCGACGGGCGGGGCGGCCGGGCGGGTTCGGGGGGCGGTCGCCGCGAGACCTGGAACTCCGGGACGGGGTTCACGGGCTGGGTGCGGTAGCGCGGACGCGCCTTCCGTGAGTGTCCGCACTCGCCCTGCTCCTCCGCCTACTGCCCACCCGTACCGGCGCTGCCACGCCGGTACTCCCACCGATACTTCCCAACAGCCTCCGCTTGCCGAGCCCTTGAGGACTCGGCGAGCCCTCAGGACGGGACAGCCATGCCTTCTTTCGACAGCCCGAAGCCCATCAGCGCCACCGTCACCCTCAGGGTCGGGACGCTCCGGATCACCGCCGGGGACCGTACGAACACGGTCGTCGACGTACGGCCGAGCAGCGCGACGCAGGACGCGGACGTCAAGGCGGCCGAGCGCACCCGCGTCGAGTTCGCCAACGGCAAGCTCCTGGTCAAGGGGCCCAAGGACCGCCCCATGTTCGGCAAGGGGCCGTCCGTCGACGTGGACATCGTGGTGCCGACGGGATCCGGGGTGCACGCCACGACCGTCATGGCGCACGTCTCCGCCGAGGGCCGCCTCGGCGACTGCGAGATCAAGACGTCGGCGGGTGACATCCAGCTCGAACGGACCGCTGCCGCGAAGCTGACCACGGGGTACGGCGACATCTCCCTCGGCCGCGCGGACGGGCAGGTCGACGTCTCCACGTCCTCCGGCGAGGTCCGTGTCGGCGAGGTCAAGGGGACGGCCGACATCAAGAACTCCAACGGCGTCATCGTGTTGGGCGACATCGAGGGCGACATCAAGGTGAAGGCGTCCAACGGCTCCGTCACCGTCGACCGCGCGGCCGCCGCCGTCAGTGTGAAGACGGCCAACGGGGCGGTACGCCTCGGGGAGGTGGCCCGCGGCGAGACCGTCGTCGATTCGGCGGCGGGCAAGATCGAGATCGGTATCCGCGAGGGTACGGCGGCGTGGCTCGACGTACGCACGAAGGCGGGAACGGTCAGCCAGGCGCTGGAGGAGTCGGGCCCCTCGGCGCCGGACGAGCCGGCCGACACGCTGAAGGTCCACGCCCGCACGGGAATCGGCGACATCAGGATCCACCGCGCGTGATGCGCGCGGCGGGGCCAGGGATCTGATGTGCCCTACGGGTATACGGTTCCGGCCCGGCGCCCCCCGAATGTTCCCCCGGGCTGCCC
This window encodes:
- a CDS encoding YceI family protein; this translates as MGIFGRKNDTVTAPAATTPVAVSPDLAALTGEYTIDPTHTTIGFVARHAMVTNVKGSFLDFTGTLHLDGTDPSRSTASLDITMESIDTGNADRDGHLKSADFFKTDEFPEMTFRSTKTEALGGDDYRVTGDLTILGTTKPVTIDLEFNGSAKDPFGNERVGFEGKAEILRSDWGLTWNAALETGGMLVSDKIKLNFDISAIKAGS
- a CDS encoding DUF4097 family beta strand repeat-containing protein gives rise to the protein MPSFDSPKPISATVTLRVGTLRITAGDRTNTVVDVRPSSATQDADVKAAERTRVEFANGKLLVKGPKDRPMFGKGPSVDVDIVVPTGSGVHATTVMAHVSAEGRLGDCEIKTSAGDIQLERTAAAKLTTGYGDISLGRADGQVDVSTSSGEVRVGEVKGTADIKNSNGVIVLGDIEGDIKVKASNGSVTVDRAAAAVSVKTANGAVRLGEVARGETVVDSAAGKIEIGIREGTAAWLDVRTKAGTVSQALEESGPSAPDEPADTLKVHARTGIGDIRIHRA
- a CDS encoding alpha/beta fold hydrolase translates to MSQVHEQYVEVAPGVRVWTERRGAPDAPALLLVMGAQASGLGWPEPLVEALAARHHVIRYDHRDTGRSDRPFDENPYAVTDLARDAIAVLDGLGVERAHLVGMSLGGMLCQLVLADHPERVLSATLMGTCALSETPYVRPDGVRVPVAELPGIAPEILEMWSRPVEDHGPEAELDRRVEHWRLLSGDQLPFDAPYFRELERGIIHHAGRHLESSAHALADSSGMVRTAELAANRVPVLVVSATAEPVFPVPHPQHIAQVVAGARLVEIPGMGHALPPAVLRPLGKAILEHAAGGAVESVPAGR